The window GAGGTCGGCGGCATTGTAATCAATGGCACTTCCAATTTTCGTCTCGACCATTGGCCATATGGCGGTGTAAAGAATAGTGGAATTGGCCGAGAAGGTCCACGATTTGCCATCGAAGACATGACGGAAAGAAAAATGATTGTTCTGCAACTGTCTTAAGAAAGATTTTTCTTATGTAATCTTGCATATGAGTGGAAGAAAGAGATTGCACCAAAAAGGCTGTTACATTGAAACGGCATTTCCTAATTTTTTGATGCTTCGGCGGTATTTTGTTTGTTTAATCTACGGCCGGAGTTTTATGGATTCATAGATAAGAGATTCAGAACAATTCAAATACAAGGAGGAACTCAATTTATGAAACAACTCATCGCTCGCCAGCTAGTGCAGTATTTGCAAGACCGCGGCGTGGAACACATCTTCGGATTATGCGGGCATACAAATATCGCGGTGCTTTCCGAGCTCGAAAAAAGTTCGATTAAGTTTGTCAACGTCCGCCATGAACAAATTGCAGCGCATGCGGCTGACGGTTATGCACGCGCGAAAAAGCAGACGTCCGTCGTTCTCAGCCATGTCGGTCCCGGCATGACCAATGCGGCAACAGGCGTAGCGAATGCAGCACTCGACTGCATTCCTATGGTTGTCATCGCAGGCGACATCCCGAGCCATTACTACGGCAAGCACCCGCACCAGGAAGTGAATCTGCAAGCGGATGCGACCCAGTATGAAATTTACCGTCCCTTTGTCAAGCGCGCTTGGCGTGTCGACAGCGCACATCTCTTCCCTGAGATTTTGGAGAAAGCGTTTCAATTAGCGGAATCCGGAACACCAGGTCCGGTTCTTGTGTCAGTTCCAATGGACATTTTCTCAATGGAGCTGGAGACTTCGTATTTTGACTTCCAATCCCATCATACGAAAGCGCTTCAAAAACCTTCCATGGATGATGAAACGGCGGAAGCGATCCTGAAAACATTGATCAACGCAAAGAACCCGGTCGTTTACGCCGGGGGCGGGGTATTGTTGGCGGATGCAGCGGAAGAGTTGGCCGAGTTCATCAACCATTTCGACTTCCCAGTGGCACACTCCCTAATGGGCAAGGGCGCAGTGGCGGACGACAATCCGCTCGTTCTTGGAATGACAGGCTTCTGGGGCACAGAGTTCATCAACCGGAAATGCCGCGAAGCGGATTATCTCTTCGGCCTTGGGACGCGCTTTGCGGAAGCGGACAGCAGCTCGTGGGAGAACGAATATACATTCGACTTCCCGAAAACAAAGCTTATTCAAATTGATATCGAAGCGAGCGATATAGGTCGCAACTATCCGGTCGAGCTCGGTGTTGTCGCCGACCTGAAGCAGGCGCTGACTGTGCTCAACCGCGTGGCGAAGCGTCTCTATCCGGAAGGGCGCCAAAACGAGACACTGAAACAAGAGATTGCAGAAAACAAGCGCCAATTCAAAGCGAGCAACGAATCATTCATTCAGGACAACTGCTTCCCAATGCAGCCGCAGCGCATCTTGGCAGAAGTGCGGGAAGTGCTGCCGCGCGACGCGTACATTACGACGGACGTCGGTTGGAACAAAAACGGCGTCGGCCAGCAGTTTGACATATACGAGCCGGGGACGATCTTTACACCGGGCGGCTTTGCGACAATGGGCTTCGGGGCGCCGGCCGCACTCGGCGTAAAAGTAGCGCGGCCGGACCGCGTCGTTGTGTCGCTGGTCGGAGACGGCGGTTTCGGACAGAACCCGGCGCTGCTGGCGACCGCAGCGGAAGAACATATTCCGGTCATCTGGGTTATCATGAACAACTTCGCCTTCGGTACGATTGCTGGGCTGCAGAAAGCACACTACGACACGACGCTCGGGACGCTGTTTACGAAAGACGGCGAGCCGTACTCGCCGGACTTTGCGGCAATCGCGCGTGCCTATGGCGTGGAAGGGATCAAGATCGAGAAGGCAGAAGAGTTTAAGCCGGCCTTGGAGCAGGCAATCGCAGCCAACAAGCCGGTTGTCATCGACGTGGCGATGCTGAACAACCCGGTGCCGACAGCAGGCCACTGGAACATCATGGATATCTATTCGCCGAATAAAAAAGTGCATCATGTTTCTACGAATTAATTGAAAGCATGCTAGACATTTATGAATGGAGGATTTCAATTGCAAAACCAATTTTCTTTGGCGCAACTTACAGTTCTTGAATGTGCTCCACCAGAAATGACATACCTTGCCGCTCGGGCGGGGTATGATTTTGTAAGCTTCCGACCAATCTATATGGGGCTGCCGGGTGAGCCAAATTATGCGCTCGCAGAAAACAAAGAAATGATGAAGCAAACAAAGATAGCGCTCGCAGACACTGGACTTAAGTTGCTGGATATTGAACTCGCGCGAATTTTTGATGGAGTGGATCCGAAACGATACGTTTCTGCGATGGAAGTGGCGGCTGAACTGGGGGGCCGGCATGTCCTAAGCAGTATCTGGACAGATGATCGGAGCTTTGCCATTGAAAAATTTGCAGAATTATGCGAACTGGCAAAACCATTTGGGCTTACAGTTGAATTAGAATACGTACCGATTGCTAGTATTACAAATTTAGCAGATACATTATCTGTCTTGCGGACTGCTAACCAAGAGAATGCAGGCATAATGTTAGATATTCATCATTTTCATCGAGCTGGAGATAAGGTAGAGGATTTGGATACTGTGCCCCGTGAATGGTTCCGCTATTTGCATTTATGTGATGCACCTGGTGAAATCCCAGCATCACATGAAGAAATGACTCGAATTTTGCGCGAAGAACGTTCATATGTCGGGGAAGGTGGAATCGATGTTGCAAGTATAGTTAACCGCATTCCAAGAGTTCCTTATTCGATTGAGTTGCCAAATATCAAACGAGTAATAGAACTCGGCTATGAAGAGTTTGCTAGACGTTGTTTGGTAACTGCGAAAGAATATTTAAATGCACATCCCAGGGCAAATGATGTTTATACAATACCAGGGAATGATGCACGTTCAAATATTGAAAGATAGAAAAAAAGACGTTCGGCTAACCGCTAGATTAGCCGAACTTTTTTATTGAAAAATCAGAAAAGTATTTATAGACTTTGTTTTTGGTCTATGATATCTTAACTATTAAGTTCTAATACATGGAATAGAGTTCTATTCTATGAACCAATTTATTTGTAAGAAGTTAATCTGAAGCAGTAAAAAGTTAAGGGGAGCAAAGTTTTGTACATAAACAAAAATATAATTTACA is drawn from Sporosarcina sp. FSL W7-1349 and contains these coding sequences:
- a CDS encoding thiamine pyrophosphate-binding protein; amino-acid sequence: MKQLIARQLVQYLQDRGVEHIFGLCGHTNIAVLSELEKSSIKFVNVRHEQIAAHAADGYARAKKQTSVVLSHVGPGMTNAATGVANAALDCIPMVVIAGDIPSHYYGKHPHQEVNLQADATQYEIYRPFVKRAWRVDSAHLFPEILEKAFQLAESGTPGPVLVSVPMDIFSMELETSYFDFQSHHTKALQKPSMDDETAEAILKTLINAKNPVVYAGGGVLLADAAEELAEFINHFDFPVAHSLMGKGAVADDNPLVLGMTGFWGTEFINRKCREADYLFGLGTRFAEADSSSWENEYTFDFPKTKLIQIDIEASDIGRNYPVELGVVADLKQALTVLNRVAKRLYPEGRQNETLKQEIAENKRQFKASNESFIQDNCFPMQPQRILAEVREVLPRDAYITTDVGWNKNGVGQQFDIYEPGTIFTPGGFATMGFGAPAALGVKVARPDRVVVSLVGDGGFGQNPALLATAAEEHIPVIWVIMNNFAFGTIAGLQKAHYDTTLGTLFTKDGEPYSPDFAAIARAYGVEGIKIEKAEEFKPALEQAIAANKPVVIDVAMLNNPVPTAGHWNIMDIYSPNKKVHHVSTN
- a CDS encoding sugar phosphate isomerase/epimerase family protein, coding for MQNQFSLAQLTVLECAPPEMTYLAARAGYDFVSFRPIYMGLPGEPNYALAENKEMMKQTKIALADTGLKLLDIELARIFDGVDPKRYVSAMEVAAELGGRHVLSSIWTDDRSFAIEKFAELCELAKPFGLTVELEYVPIASITNLADTLSVLRTANQENAGIMLDIHHFHRAGDKVEDLDTVPREWFRYLHLCDAPGEIPASHEEMTRILREERSYVGEGGIDVASIVNRIPRVPYSIELPNIKRVIELGYEEFARRCLVTAKEYLNAHPRANDVYTIPGNDARSNIER